accggtggcCGAGTAAAGAAACCTGTCTTATTGCAGGAGTGATATAGTGATCGTCTGGACGGACTCCCACCGGCTGGCATTCATCTGGACGAACCTTCCTCAACtgacgatattctgcttcaacaAAAGTAACAATGATTTCGAAAGTTTAGGACCAAAATggttgcaaaaaaataaaagtataaaaagaaCCAAATTGGTAATAACTACTaaatataaaaaccaaaaagatgTTTTTGGTGATTGGCAAACTGAAAAATGCCACTTGACGGACACATATTGGGAAAATCGAAAGTtctgatattaaaaaaaaaaattgttgtaaaactTCCTTTGAACTCTTCTCGACATTCTGGACTCATTTAGTAGCGAAAACTagatgttttttatttttagaaaattttagaagAATACATATAGGTAACtctaattaatataataatgatTCATATCCgattctaaaattttgggactaagactttgtcatcattgttattatagaagaaaaatgttagaATGTAAGTGTAGTTTTAGTGTTCGACAAACTTGAAAAGAGACATTTAAGTTAtatttggtaactgtttttgttttctattttcaaaaacttgttttgggaatataaagaaaaaaaaatttcttgtatttttcaaataaaaaacatgtttggttagttgaaattaaaaaggatagttttttgaagaaaaaaaatagaaaatactaaaatatgttataattaggatttgaactctaatactaactcattaaatgagatagattcattaaattaaatgcgtattttcattgactttgaaaaattaaaaactaaaaacaaccttttgcatgttttcaatttcctttacaaattgagttttaagaataatttttgttttctatctattttaggttgccaaacaagttttttagtctaagaaatagaaaattgtttttgaaaatagaaaataaggaaaaaaaaaaaacaattaccaaatatattcttatttttgaGGGTTTAACTTACCTTAAGTAGTTTTTTAACTAGACATTGCgttagtttttctttaatatagAATGATGTGatattggattttaatttcCATCAAAAGTTTAGTTAGGGGATAATATgacattttttcattaaaacaaaaagaaatgtcCAATTAAAAAACTACAAGAAGTAAAACATTTTGTTGATAagtgatgagagagagagagagagggggtgCAATATTTATAATTGGGCCGTAAAGCTTGAACGTTGGATAAATGAGAAACAGTGGCTCAATCTAAAGCTTGAACCTttcctctcaaaaaataaaGCTTGAACTTTTGTCCACCAATGTCTCGACCTGCAACGAATCCAATGCTGTTGTCCGAGGGTCTCCCTTACGACATTATAGTCGACATCTTGATTCGGCTGCCAGTGAAATCCTTAATACGATTTTGTCGTGTTTCTAAATCATGGTACTCCACAATCACCAGTCCCATTTTCATTACCAAACACTAGACCGAGCAAATTCGATTATCCAACaccaacaacaataacaatggTTATTTGTTGTTTACAGTAAAAAAGTATCGAGATCGTTCTTGCGAAGAATGGACTAAGTTTGTGTACAACACCGACCGTACAATGACACAGATTTCCAGGGTTGAAATCCCCTATACTGATGATCTTAGACACATATTATATGTGTGGAAAACCAAGAATTAGAAAGTTCAAGAAGATtgtttctcccaaaaaaaaaaaaaagagattctaGCTATTCTTTTCACTAATATCCTTCTGATAGAGCCGCTTTTGGATTTGGATACTACAAGATTCTAAGAGTTATGTTTATTGAACCATGTGAAGCTTTCTGTTTGTTTACACATTTGAGTGCCGATTCATGGAGAAAGGCTGTAATTTCAGTGGAGTCATTTAGTGGGTTTGGACCCCAATGGATTAGTTGATTATTTAGATGGAtcacctagtttttttttatgtggagCTTTGCACTTTATAACATTTTTCGGAGACCACAACTTCATTTGATCTTTTGTCATGTATGTATTTGTGATTAAATGAGGAACTATATATTCTGTGTTTCTTTTCTGGTTTGTATTAGGCATGAAAGTATTGCTTTTGATGTAGAAAACTAAATTCTAGTACTAAGGAGGAAAAGTTTCCTTCGAGGGGACAATGGCTATCTTTTATAAACTGGATTTTTGTGTGAGAAATGGTGTCCACATTCTATAACATGGCATGTCATGGGGAAACGTACATGCTTAGCCAACATTGTCTTGTTTTATTGGTATAACATAATGATTACTAGTTTTTGAATCAAGTTAATGTCGAGTGATACGTGTGAGTGGAGTCTCGCATTGAATAAAGATGAGAAGAATAAAttgttaatataacataattgagcacatacTCATTTGGCTTAGGCTTTTTGGATTAAAAGtgtgtctctatatgttatGTTAATTATTCAAAAAAGCTCTCCAAGGTGTTTATCTCTCCAATAAGTGGTATCGGAGCCCATAGTGGTTATCCCCCCAATagtaaacaatgaaaattttttttgcctGTAAATTGTTGATACATGGTGGCACccttaattttcatttttctaaacaCACCTTACTGGATTTTGTTGTATTATTTAATCCCAGATATGAGTAATAAATTTCCGATAAAACATATGCTCATTACTCTTTATAAGAGTAATAACTTTTCCATTTTGTTTCATTTGCATTCTCAATACCAAGAAAACCATGATCCGgatgaaatttaaataatgatcTGGGATTGTTAACAGCTCCAAGAATTATTATAACTAGTCATGGACCCACGCGTTGCGCgtgataatatttttaggaTGATCTCATTAAATAGTTtggactaatttaataaatagtaatgtactttataattatatttttatttattataggaataatcataaatgtaatatatatcatttttgtcgtaccaaaatgaaaacaatacaatttttctcaagaTTTCAAAAGGCAgcaaaaatattactttttaataaaaaatatttataacattttgtatatcattaaaaagtatataaaatttgaaaattattatttttagttttaaaaaaactttgtcAAATCCAATTGTATCTACAGTACaatcaaaaacaccaaaaaacgtataaaaaaatcaacaaaaactacaattcaaaaaagaaagggaaaaataaaaatcacatcaAAGTCAAACTTCTTCTTTCAAATATGTAAAGCATTTCAAACGTTAAATATCCAATgcataatcaaattcaaaatttttaataagttataactttatatataatgaTTGTAACCAAGAGTACAAAGGGGAAATTTAGAGAaattgttttgtaaaaataaaaagtattgtgTTAATACTATCATAATCTAATCTAACACCTAATCCAACATATGAAAaatgaatagataaataaataattttaaaaattgaatttttttttcataaaagtctCAAAGAATACACAAATGAGATAAGattatgagaataaaaaatattcgtAAATGCTTAAAACAATTACTCAAGCATTTAAGAATATCATATAATAAAGACATAACAATTTCCTGTTAATTTGttcaacaaaatatttacaaataatgAAAGGAAACTACACAAATACAATTTTCTTCAACTGCATTACTGTTCTTCATTGTATTGTCTAAATAAACTAAAAgctgataacaaaaaaaaatatggacatattataatatgattttttctaATCTGGTCAACAATATtaaaactattttgtgttgtaaataaaatgataaaaaaaaaatactttcatCAAGTAACACATAAATTAGCCAATAATAAGACAATGGGAGTATAAACCTcataaaaaatccaacaaaaaatgtaaaaaaaaaaaaaatgagagaggcAAGAAATAACCTTTTTGTGTGagaaaaatatgcataaaataggagagagagacaaatttatagtaagatgatgatgataagaaaagtcaaaataaaagaagaaaaatgaacaaaattatatgtaaagttaaaattCTAAGAGGAATACGTATAGACAATACTTAGttataatatcaaaattaaagtaagtgaatatgtaaagttaaaccccttaagatgaatttgtaaagccaatatgtttatatatttaatattttcaaaaacattaaaggtaaaaaataaatatgaaaaatagtAAATGACATGGCAATGACACGAAGGATGAAATGGCTTAATAAGAGCGtaataacaataaatgctacatttcagtttatatatatatatatatatatatatatatatatatatatatatatatatatgaaagctgTTCTTAACTTCTTATTGGATCTTTAATTAAGAATAAGTCGTCTACCAGTGAAAAGGCTTATTTGTTGGGACTTGGGAGATGATGGTGATGTCCTTTGTGTTCTTTGTAGAAATTAAGTAGAGAATAGGGaccatttctttttattttcaattccTTTTCTCTAAATAGAATTTGAGTTAGTGTCAGACATTTGTGCCTGGTATATAACCCTTGTAGCTGTAGGAATGATGTGATCCAAAGTACCAAGTAAAAAAAGGGTACCACATGTTAAACAAAACTGATGAGAACCACTGCCTGAACCAGAGACATATGTggaaaatattttggaaaaaaaagcTGGCCCTTAATATATATTCTTACATTCATATGACATATAGCCAAATAATCAGCGAGTTGTCGAATAGTGACTTAATCTCTCCCACccttaattttatatatgaaaaagcgttaacaagattttttttatgactCTCCCCATGTAGGAGCCCCTTCCTCTCGACCATCCCTCAAGTCCTCCCTCCCTTCCTAAGGGCTCTTCCTCTCACTATCTCTACAGACACCCCTCTGTGCTCACCTCCAATCCCCCATAACCTTCACTCTCAACCTCTCTTCAATGGACCAGAACGTGATTGAGGGCCTCCAACATCTTCACCTCACGAAGGATGAAGAAGTGGAAATCCCCGTCACAACCATGAACAGATCTGACCTCATGGAAGAATGTGCTCTAAGCCTTTTTGGCAAACTCCTTTCCAACAAGCATCAAAACCAACGAGCCTTAAAGAGCACCCTCAGAGCTGCCTGGAAGATGGGTTCTGACCTGAGAATAGTTGATGTTGGGAAGGATATCTTCTAGTTCAAGTTCACCTCAAAATATCAAATGGGATGGATGGAGGGAAACGGCCCTTGGAATTTTGACAATAATTTGCTGCTCCTGTGCAGATTGAGGAAAGGCCTCTCAATCTCCAACATAGATTTCACCCACTCGCCCTTCTGGGTTTAGATTTGGGGCCTTCCTTTTGAGAACTTGTCTGAGGATGTTGGACGAGACCTGGGGAACAGCTTGGGTCATGAGAATCTAGGTTGATTTACCGCTCAACAAACCTCTTCGAAGAGGAGGCAACATAGTAAATCTTGAAAGAGGAAAGACTTGGGTCACCTTCAAGTATGAAAGGCTCTCCACCCTTCTGCTACAAATGTGGATGGCTTGGTCATGATGAAAAATACTGTCAAAACCACCCCTTCACTCCCAACTCTCCTAAACAATATGGAGATTGGATGAGGGCAAGTGGAAACCAAAAGGGTAGTGCTGAAAAATCCAAATCCCAAAACAATTGAGGTTTCGATGAAGGGCAATCAGGCAAATCAAGTGACAAATCAGCGCTGGCGACAAAAACCTCATCAAACCCAGATTCAGAGCGACAGGCAAGGACAAAAATTCATATTCGCAATCAGAATAAAAAGGGCATAGCGCTCAAGGTGATTGGTGGGCTTCAAGGGACAACCTCACAGAGAACGTTGACATGTTGCCTAGATTGGAGGGCCCCCCACGTGATTAGCACAGTGCAAGAGCCTCAGGTAGAGATGCCAGAGATGAGTCCTCACTTGTGGGCCTTCCCAGTTCACCCTTTCACAAGGCCCAAGGGATCACTAGCCCACTAAAGCCCATCACTAATTATAACCCCTATGGAAAATCCTGAATCCCCATTAGGACCAAGCCTAACAAAGTAGCCTAAACGTAAAGTTAACTTGAAAAGAATAGCTTGGGAAAAAGGGAAACAGACCCAGGGAGTCTCCATGCAAGCAAATTAGAACCTATTTAGGTCCTAAAGGCCAGATAAGCTAGACTTCTCAGTTGAGTTTGAAGAACTTCATCCCCAAAAAGGCATTACATAAGCCCCCCTACAAGTTCAGTTGCCTCACTAGTCAGATCAGCAATGGCTGCTAGGCAGCACAGCCAAGAACAATGAATTCAATATGTTGGAATTGCCGGGGAATTGATAACCCTTAGATAGTGTTTGCATTGCATGACTACATGTGACGATGGAATCCTTATATCGTTTTCCTGGCAGAGACTAAATCAAAGGTAAAGCTTATGGAgagaattaaatttaaattagggttttctaaTGGCCTAATTGTCCCCAATCAAGCCCGAAGCGGAGGCTTAGCCCTTCTCTGGTCAAATGAAATAAACTTAGAAATCATATCCTTCTCTCAACACCACATCAACGCCACTATCACTGATCAACAAAACAGCTTCAAATGGAGATTTACCGGTTTTATGGCCACCTAGAACCCCATACGAGGAAAGAATCCTGGAACCTTCTCACTTATCTAAATGCCCAATATTCTTTATCATGGCTTTGTTGcggagattttaatgaaattttatctGTATCTGAAAAATCAGGTGGAGCCTAGAGATCACAGAGGCAAATGGAAGGCTTCCGTGATGTCGTGAGTGCTTGTGGCTTCGAAGACCTTGGCTTCTCAAGTCTGAAATTTACGTGGTGCAACATGCAAGAAGGTAGCAACAGAGTCTACCTTCGACTGGACAGAGCCTTTGCCAACTCGAAATGTTTCAATATCTTCAAGGATGCCAAGGTCTACCACCTGGTTGAGTCCACCTCAAACCATTGCCTCCTAAGAATTACAAACTCATGCTCCTTGCCTCCAACCAGAAAGCACCGCTTCCATTTTGAAGCCATGTGGGCAAAGAGAGAAGCCTATCAAGAGATCATTGAAGCTACTTGGAATGGGGGCAATTCATTGATTACTCCTGAAGGAATTGCTTCCAACCTTAGCCGTTGTGCATCAAAATTAACTGCATGGAATAAAAGTGTGATTGGCAACATCCCAAGGAAAATCCAGGAAAAGAGGAAAGCTCTCAACAACCTCATTACCCAAGATCATGTTGGCTCTCATAGAGTAGCAATTGATGAAATCAAGAAGGAAATTAATGACCTTTTGGATAGTGAGGAGATTTTATGGCATCGGCACAACAAAATTCACTGGTATAAAGAAGgagacagaaacactaaattcTTCCATGCTAGAGCTTCAGATAGAAGGAGGAAGAACACTATCTTGGGCTTGTGGAATGATGAAGGTAGATGGTGTGATGACAAGGATAGTATCTTAACTACTGCACTAGcctactttgagaaaatctACACTACCTCACCTAGTGGTATTCAGGAGATCACCAATGCCATTCCCACTCGAGTAATAGAGGAGATGAACCCCGAGCTCACCAAAACCTTCACCAGTGAAGAAGTCACAAGAGCTCTCTAGCAACTCCACCCTACCAAGGTCTCAAGTCTCGATGGTAtgtttgctattttttttcataaatattggAGCATTGTGGGTTCTAATGTCACCACCATGGTACTGAATGTGCTTAACCTCAATATGTCTATGACGGAACTCAACAAAACCATCATTTTCCTAATCGCAAAAACCAACAACCCCACCAGAATGACAGAGTTTCGGCTAATCAACTTATGCAATGCAGTGTACAAGTTTATCTCCAAGGTGCTGGCCAACCACCTTAAAGGCATCCTTCCCCATGTTATCATGGAGAGCCAAAGTGCCTTTACCTCAGAAGGGTTGATCACAGACAACGTATTAGTTGCATTTTGAGCTTATTCACTACTTGAACCACAGTACCGAAGGCAAGGAAAGCTTCATGTCCATTAAACAAGATATGAGTAAGACATTTGATAGGGTGGAATAGGGCTTTGTGAAGGGTGTCATGGAAGAATTGGGCTTTGACAGGAAATTGGTTAACCTCATCATGCAATGCATCTCCTCAGTCTCATATTCGATGGTCATCAATGGTGAGGCCTATGGCA
This genomic stretch from Castanea sativa cultivar Marrone di Chiusa Pesio chromosome 9, ASM4071231v1 harbors:
- the LOC142609123 gene encoding uncharacterized protein LOC142609123, with amino-acid sequence MEGFRDVVSACGFEDLGFSSLKFTWCNMQEGSNRVYLRLDRAFANSKCFNIFKDAKVYHLVESTSNHCLLRITNSCSLPPTRKHRFHFEAMWAKREAYQEIIEATWNGGNSLITPEGIASNLSRCASKLTAWNKSVIGNIPRKIQEKRKALNNLITQDHVGSHRVAIDEIKKEINDLLDSEEILWHRHNKIHWYKEGDRNTKFFHARASDRRRKNTILGLWNDEGRWCDDKDSILTTALAYFEKIYTTSPSGIQEITNAIPTRVIEEMNPELTKTFTSEEVTRAL